The sequence below is a genomic window from Phoenix dactylifera cultivar Barhee BC4 chromosome 16, palm_55x_up_171113_PBpolish2nd_filt_p, whole genome shotgun sequence.
CAATAAACAAACCACTTCGAATAAAAGAATGTAAAAATAActatcaatttttatttttaggaaACAAATTTGTGgggttataatattttttttcatgtatATATTGCTTACATAGTAAAAGAGCATttgctaaaaaaatattttttttttagttttatgcCAAAATTGAATCTTCGAAAAACTAATACTTTTATTACATGAAGAGTGATTTAAAATAGTatcattattttctatttttgtccattatttttcattataatgCTATTATAATGACTATTGTATTAGTCAAAGGAAACATTCAAAAGTATATTACGTTTAACAAGTAATAATCATTAGGTCAATGAATAATAATTTTGGTGGgatttattataataaaattatattttctaatGGCTTAGTATATTGATTGCATATGGCGAAAATTGTGAATTTACACTGTCACATAAATAGATCCCTGGATGTTTCATTGGAAGACCGGTTAAAATGCAAATCCTCTGTAATCTtagttatataatttttttaataattagagTGTGCGGTATATTTCGATCATCCCAAACTATGTCCTACTCAAGATTACATTGTGTATGTTAATAGGTTAAAAGAGCAAATCTGGAACATCATGTCTTTTTgttaataaatattattttaattttgaaaatctaTGCGACAGATTTTGATCAACCATATGACTTAGACCCGCATCCACTACTTATTAAATAGTTGATTTTTAaatgaacaaaaaagaaaatctgaaCAGGAAAAAATGGCCGAATCATAAGCTGCCGTGTATCCAGGTTACAAAAATCTTCTACGCTGGTACGTCGCTGTATTAACGACCGTTATCTTAGACCTCGGGCCAGACGGAtaaggttttctttttttttggtaaaatacgGATAAGGTTTCAATCTACCATAGCCGCGCGATCTCTGTACCGTTACAATTGCTCCCATGGCGGAAACCCTAATCCTCAACTGCACTCGAGGAATCCCATCAAATTTCCCGAATTCGAGGTCGAGCACCGCTCCCAGACGCCGGTTTCCAGCTCCGATTACTTCTATTTCCGTCCATTCCAATCCAAAGACTGCTTTTGGCTTCCAGAGATGGGTGCTTCGAGCGGAGGCAGCGTCTTCTTCTTCCGCGGTGAAGGAGGAGACGAAGGGAGATGAGGAATCGATGAGCATTGATGCCTTGCATCGCTTCGTTGACCTCAACTTGGGGAAATGGAACGGTTCCTTCTATGTGAGTAGCGCTTGCTCTACCTGAGTTTATTATGGTCTTTTCTTTCGTTTTCTAGGTCTATAAAAATTGTTTTTCGTGGGGTTTTGGGATTGCAGCAATTCGATGCTCAGGGGAACTTGCTGCAGACTGTGAGCACGAAGCTTTCGGCCAGCTCCTACGGGGAGGATGAACTGATCAGTCTCATTCAAACGTGAGCTTCTTTGATTAAAGCTCGATCTTTTGTAGAAAATTCCTGCTTTTCAAATAacgaagaaagataatttcatATCAAAAAGCAATCTTTTATTGATAAGATCTGCCGACGTCGTGATCTCTTCTTGCTTTTGACCCTTAATAATGTTTGTTTCTCTTTGTTTGCTTGGTGGAAATTACAGTATGTTCAATGAAAATATGTATATCTTGTGAAGTAAAACACACAGAGTCGTGTTGTTTGGTGATGAAGATTAGTGCAGGTTACTTATGCCGATTTTCAGAAAGAGTTCATTTTTTTCCCTGTAGAATTGGATTTTCCACATTGACTCATACATTGACGGTAAGATACATGTGACTGAGGGGTGCGCTGGCTAAAATTGGAAAGTTTATAGATTTGTTCATGGGTGCGGTTTGTTGTATTGAATTCTTTTCCTGTGTTTGGTGCTCGTACAGATTGTTATCTATGATCCTGGAAACAAGAAGATGCTTGTAGTTCTGCAATTTCTTTTGAGCATGTAATAGTTATACTTTCACTATTCCCTCATACCGAATTTTGGTACGCATGCTTAGTTAATGAAATTGAACTGTGTATTACATACTCTATATCATTTATAAGAAGAAGACGACTTGGGGTGAAGAGGATTCAAACTATTATTTTATCCTTTGAGGGATTTTTAGAACTGTCCGGGTAACcaaatgattatttttttttggataaaattaGCCAATCTTTTTTAGTGATTTATTCATTTTTAACATTGCATGTGCAACAGATATGGCACATAACATTTACTTGAATTTCCAACATCATAATGGAATTGTCAGGTTTAGCTGACCTCTCAGCATATGCTGTCATGGTTTTAGTATGCCGATCCTTTAATTCGgtcatgtttgttaaattttgtAGGCTATACATAAAGCAGCCTCCTTCCGGAACATCAATTGCAGGCTATGATTCTGAACCAGAGTGGATGGAGTACAAAATCAAAGAGACTAACATGTTTACTGCAGACAAGTAATCAACAGGTGATATAGAGTGAAAACATTTGTTAAAACTCTTTTTTATAGCTCCATCTTTTAGCTCTTTTTATCCCAGTTCCCAAAAGAGTTAAAACATGAAGCTGTAAAaattgcttctaatgaatgccATATTTGAACTTATCAGACGGGTTTTATTCTAAGTGGTTTTTTGGTTAGTCTGCAGATTGGATTCTTCCCTCAAGAGAAGGCAATTTTCTCTCCAGGTACCAGACTGCTGGAATGCTGGAAACTGTCCTTAGAGCAGGTGTGCTCGGAGAAGATGACACTGAGGAAGAAACTCCCAGGTAATTTCTTCTTGTATGAAATAAGGCTCTGCTCGCTCGTAAGTTATCATTCAATCAAATCTAATGATCTAGTTGAGCAGTCATTGATTCCttgtttctctctttcctctcttttttgtgAAATTGGTCTTTGGAAAACATCTCTAAGTTCAAAGAACGGTCCTAGACTAATCAACCCACTTGTCGTGTGGCATCTAAACTCttgaaatctttttctttcccttgatTTCCCactttttttcttccattttaaaACTTCTAATTAAGACCAAAAGGTTTGTCATGCTGCATTTTCTAATTATCTTTGTTGTTTGTATGGTACTGAATTACTGATCTGAAAGGATTTTCCTTTTTTATCAACTTAACCATGATGTCTCTGAGAATCTTGATTATCATACTTGTCCGGGTTTGTAACATTGTTCTACATTTTTGTAATTTGCTGCAGAAACTTGAAGATTCCTTCTCGTCAGCCCTCTGTAGTATGTGAAAGCTGTCTTACTCTCTGAAAAAAAGATATGCGGGCAAGAGCCTTCCATATAATGGATCCAAAGGGGGTTCTTGAAATGCttcttattttttcttgaagaacgAGGAAATGAGGCGCCCAACATTACATTATGTTGCAGTTTCAAGGTTAGTGCAGGTGACCAACTTTTTCCATAAACAAACTAATAATTCTTCTTAAAGTCACCAAGCGATTATCTCTCTGcaatatatttttcattcaatGCATTGCAGACTGTGCAGTCCTAGATTATAGGTATCATGGTGTTGTGGAAGAATGACTTGTAAGGTCTGTGACACTCCAGCTAAATGTCTTTATTTATACCTTCTGAGCAAGTTGGGGTCCTTATTGGCCATCCTTAATCTGGTTTCACTTCTTTACTTTCAGGATATCCCAGATAGGGTAAGTCATCCTTATCCAGTTTCACTTCTTTACTGTCAGGATATCCTAGATAAATTAATTCCCTTGCTTGGGCGATGGGAAGGTCATTCTATAACCAAACGCAGCGGTGTATATGGAGCAACAACTGCTGAGGCTGATACAGTTTCTTTGCTTGAAATGGATGATAAGGGTCAATTAATTCAGGTGTGTCTATCTCAAACACTATCTAATCCCTTAATTTGTTAAGTTTCTATAGTCACATCAGCAGAGATGACCTTTCCATAAGCACGAGGGGAAAATATGCAATATATTTACCCTATCTTGTTTATTGACTACTTGAATGATGAAAGCTCCGGAGGATCTTGAGAATGTCAAACATGATGTTAATCTTTACCAACTAAATATAATATGAGCATTTCCTGGACTTCTAAAATTTTGAACTATGCCCATAAACTTCAAGAGAGTGCACAGAAATACTAATCAGATCAACTCTCTGGCCATTACACCTTCCCATTTAATCGTTGTTAAGAGTATCCAAATTGCGAAAGAAACATGTTTATTTACTTGATATATCAATTGCCCTTCATGTTCTAGGTATAATTTAAAATCTCAAacttttttattcaatcactcATCCAGGACGTAACTTCAACTACCACTGGGAGTAGCACAACCACTAACGTCCGCTGGACAGGAACGGTAAGCAATAACTTGGTTCGCTTTGATGGAGGCTTCCAGCTGACCTTATTACCTGGAGGGATGTACATGGGATGCCCATGCGACATTGGCAAGAATGTAGCCCAATCACAGCCCTTCCATCTGGAGTTTTGTTGGATGGAATCACCAGAGAAGAGGCAAAGGCTTGTGCGCACTTATGATGTGGAGGGCCTAGCAGTGTCATCGACGTACTTTTATGAGATCAAAGTATAAAGGCATCCTATCTTCGCCAAGCCTCATTCCTCGACATCTAAATATTTGTTAGATGACTCCATGCAAGTGGAAGCATACCATCCCGAGTCATTTCCATTTTTCCATGCAAGTATCTCCATGCAATCCATTGCACCTCTCTTGCTCTCCACAATGGAAGTGTCAAATTACCTGTGCTCTTACAAAAGTCTGACTGAAGAATGCTTTCTTACTCCTTCCAGTCTTTTTACTGTGTTTTGAAAGCTACAaaaatctctctttttcccCCCTTTTCCAGGTACGGGAGACTTATATTTGTGTAGGCTTCCAGCAGATTGTAATGGGAGAGCGTGTGCAACttttaaaaggaaaaacaaagagaGGGGAAAAGATCTGTACTTAACAATGGCCTGCGAACACATCATATCTTTAATTGTTCATTCttcaaattttcttataaacagAGTGCTGAGCCTTGTAAAGATCAAAAGCTTCGATGCTACCTAACTTCTATTGGTGTACTTCCTTGTGTTTTAATCTGCCGCTTCTTCTCGTAGCCTTTGTCTTCTTTTGCTACTAGCCATTCTGTTAACCATGTTCATTTAATGATGAATTAGTTCATAAACCATAGTCTAGATGAATTAGTTCATAAACCATAGTCTTCTTTGCTGCTAGCCTTTTATTCGGGGCATTATGATTTTTTTCTCCTCGTGGCATGCCCTGCAAAGTACCGTTTTCTGGACGGCATTTCAAGGCACTGTTTTTGTATTTGGATCTTGTTCTCTTTAACAGGACTTCTATCCAGCATTTCAAGGTACTGCTGCCACAT
It includes:
- the LOC103700855 gene encoding LOW QUALITY PROTEIN: uncharacterized protein LOC103700855 (The sequence of the model RefSeq protein was modified relative to this genomic sequence to represent the inferred CDS: deleted 2 bases in 1 codon; substituted 3 bases at 3 genomic stop codons) yields the protein MAETLILNCTRGIPSNFPNSRSSTAPRRRFPAPITSISVHSNPKTAFGFQRWVLRAEAASSSSAVKEETKGDEESMSIDALHRFVDLNLGKWNGSFYQFDAQGNLLQTVSTKLSASSYGEDELISLIQTLYIKQPPSGTSIAGYDSEPEWMEYKIKETNMFTADKYLQIGFFPQEKAFLSRYQTAGMLETVLRAGVLGEDDTEEETPRNLKIPSRQPSVVCESCLTLXKKDMRARAFHIMDPKGVLEMLLIFSXRTRKXGDIPDRVSHPYPVSLLYCQDILDKLIPLLGRWEGHSITKRSGVYGATTAEADTVSLLEMDDKGQLIQDVTSTTTGSSTTTNVRWTGTVSNNLVRFDGGFQLTLLPGGMYMGCPCDIGKNVAQSQPFHLEFCWMESPEKRQRLVRTYDVEGLAVSSTYFYEIKV